In a genomic window of Octadecabacter temperatus:
- the dprA gene encoding DNA-processing protein DprA: MTKSDCSSTHPPLPPTTEDDRVDHLRLLRSRRVGPVTYRRLLAEHGSAAAALEALPRIAHEAGVPDYKICPEGVIRSELKAGHATKARLVFAGEDDFPVGLTEVEDAPVMLWMTGSPSVLKRPMVALVGARNASSLGTRMARKLALDLGAAGFTVVSGLARGVDAAAHDGSLATGTVAVVAGGVDVIYPAENANLAQKIAKQGLRLSDQPIGLHPHPRHFAARNRIISGMAQATIVVEAAAKSGSMITARTALDQGRDVLAVPGHPFDARAAGCNMLIRDGAILVRGVNDVLDHLGDPRAPAPELPLDTPTQPRSLRETALLHTDILDRLSPAPMAEDQLMRSLSAPATAIAPLLVDLELEGKVIRQPGGLLARAV, translated from the coding sequence ATGACTAAGAGCGATTGTTCTTCCACTCACCCCCCACTCCCACCCACCACGGAAGATGACCGTGTCGATCATCTCCGTCTGTTGCGCTCTCGTCGCGTTGGCCCCGTCACCTATCGCCGCTTGCTGGCTGAACATGGCTCCGCTGCCGCCGCGCTTGAGGCTTTACCGCGTATCGCGCACGAAGCTGGTGTTCCCGACTATAAGATTTGCCCAGAAGGCGTTATTCGTAGCGAACTCAAGGCCGGCCACGCCACCAAAGCACGGCTTGTCTTTGCTGGTGAGGATGATTTTCCCGTTGGCTTAACCGAAGTTGAAGATGCTCCAGTGATGTTGTGGATGACCGGTTCCCCGAGCGTCCTCAAACGTCCGATGGTTGCCCTTGTCGGTGCGCGAAATGCGTCTTCTCTCGGAACCCGAATGGCCCGCAAACTTGCACTAGACCTTGGCGCGGCAGGATTTACCGTTGTGTCCGGTCTTGCACGCGGTGTTGATGCTGCGGCCCATGACGGATCACTCGCCACGGGAACTGTCGCAGTGGTGGCAGGCGGTGTTGACGTTATTTACCCCGCCGAAAACGCGAACCTCGCGCAGAAAATCGCTAAACAGGGTCTTCGCCTGTCCGACCAACCAATAGGTCTGCACCCGCACCCCCGCCATTTCGCCGCCCGCAACCGTATCATTTCCGGCATGGCCCAAGCGACCATTGTTGTTGAAGCCGCGGCCAAGTCCGGCAGCATGATCACTGCGCGCACAGCGCTGGACCAAGGGCGCGACGTTCTCGCCGTTCCCGGTCATCCGTTTGATGCCCGCGCTGCCGGTTGCAACATGCTGATCCGTGATGGCGCGATCTTGGTGCGCGGCGTCAATGACGTGTTAGATCATCTCGGCGACCCACGCGCGCCCGCCCCCGAACTACCGCTCGACACCCCCACACAACCGCGATCTTTGCGCGAAACCGCGCTGCTTCACACAGATATCCTCGACCGCCTAAGCCCCGCACCAATGGCTGAAGACCAGCTCATGCGTAGCCTGTCTGCGCCAGCAACTGCCATTGCTCCTCTTCTTGTAGATCTTGAGCTTGAAGGAAAAGTCATTCGTCAGCCGGGTGGATTACTGGCTCGTGCGGTTTAG